In one Plasmodium vivax chromosome 4, whole genome shotgun sequence genomic region, the following are encoded:
- a CDS encoding tryptophan-rich antigen (Pv-fam-a) (encoded by transcript PVX_002500A), with protein MVSSISITSFILSAAYLLSDISPSLQYEQIEPTPDLTNPVQSEQECAANDVILREEQNDNWMVKLEGEWKDFTASLENEKIRWIQEKEKEWDEWLEIMQEKWTHYDRNLNPTYKNYILKKSSEWDNFDWEYWANTEWHELMEKDWKNWIYGNKLSLNKIIDNKWINWSNEKMAEWLIQELNDEEGSDTQTTNIGKSSSSEENDEYLSSLNDKIFSKNEEWEHWTDRKEKLIKKIKNSNWSEWKNNKYASFNQWRESFIKKWLRERQWEIMVNNQIN; from the exons atggtttcTTCCATATCTATTACGTCGTTTATTTTATCGGCTGCTTACCTTTTGAGCGATATTTCTCCA TCTCTTcaatatgaacaaattgaACCCACTCCTGATTTAACCAATCCAGTTCAATCGGAACAAGAATGTGCGGCGAATGACGTTATATTgagagaagaacaaaatgataaCTGGATGGTGAAACTGGAAGGTGAATGGAAGGATTTTACTGCTTCtttggaaaatgaaaaaatcagATGGATccaagaaaaagaaaaagaatggGACGAATGGCTAGAAATAATGCAAGAAAAGTGGACACATTATGACAGAAACTTGAATCCAacatacaaaaattatattttgaaaaaatccTCGGAATGGGATAATTTTGATTGGGAATATTGGGCCAACACCGAATGGCATGAGTTAATGGAAAAGgattggaaaaattggatTTATGGGAACAAGCTGagtttaaacaaaataatagaCAATAAATGGATCAATTGGAGTAACGAGAAAATGGCGGAGTGGCTAATTCAAGAGTTGAATGATGAGGAAGGTTCTGATACGCAGACAACAAATATTGGAAAATCTTCCAGCTcagaagaaaatgatgagtATTTGTCCAGCTTGAACGATAAaatttttagtaaaaatgaagaatggGAACATTGGACTGACAGAAAAGAGAaactaattaaaaaaataaagaattcTAATTGGtcagaatggaaaaataataaatacgcCTCGTTTAACCAATGGAGAGAGtcctttattaaaaaatggttaaGGGAAAGGCAGTGGGAAATAATGGTTAACAATCAGATAAATTAG